The Fictibacillus arsenicus genome contains a region encoding:
- a CDS encoding MurR/RpiR family transcriptional regulator, with protein MKIATLQTASPLVLIPSIYKSLTKAEQKVADVITADTHEAVYYSVTDLSEKADVGETTVIRFCRKLGYKGYQEFKLAVAQNLVNPNESVYGKIEDTDSIDVIAKKITSQNTGFIQDTLGLMNQNNLEKVAQKLLSARKISFFGVGSSGITATDAKYRFMRIGFNVDCSVDSHIIAMNAALATKEDVVIGISTSGSTKDLVDAVRIAKENGAFVICLTNHNRSPITKYADEILLAASRETPLQGGSFAAKMAQLHLLDILTTVVLLQQKEQSIQAIEKTAKAVLDKMY; from the coding sequence GCATCTATAAATCGCTCACAAAAGCAGAGCAAAAGGTAGCTGATGTGATTACAGCCGATACACACGAAGCCGTTTATTACTCGGTTACGGATCTCTCTGAAAAAGCAGATGTCGGGGAAACGACGGTTATCCGTTTTTGCCGGAAGCTTGGTTACAAAGGCTATCAGGAATTCAAGCTCGCAGTCGCACAAAACCTTGTAAATCCGAATGAATCGGTTTACGGAAAAATTGAAGATACAGACAGCATTGATGTAATCGCGAAAAAAATCACATCACAAAATACAGGTTTTATTCAGGATACCCTTGGTTTAATGAACCAGAACAATCTGGAAAAAGTCGCGCAGAAATTATTAAGTGCACGCAAGATTTCCTTTTTTGGAGTAGGCTCATCAGGAATAACTGCAACTGATGCGAAGTACCGTTTTATGCGAATAGGCTTCAATGTTGATTGTTCGGTGGATTCACATATCATTGCCATGAATGCGGCACTTGCAACAAAAGAGGATGTCGTGATCGGCATCTCAACATCTGGCAGCACGAAGGATCTCGTGGACGCCGTACGTATCGCAAAAGAAAATGGAGCTTTTGTGATCTGCCTTACGAACCATAACCGTTCACCGATCACGAAATACGCTGATGAAATCTTGCTCGCGGCTTCCAGAGAAACACCGCTTCAAGGAGGCTCTTTCGCAGCGAAGATGGCCCAGCTTCATCTTCTCGATATTCTAACAACGGTTGTTCTCTTACAACAAAAAGAACAATCCATTCAAGCAATTGAAAAAACGGCAAAGGCTGTTCTGGATAAGATGTATTAA